The sequence GCGTGAGCCAAGACGACGGCGCCGCGGGCTGGGCACCCTTGATTGTGCGTGGACTTCTCCACTGAAGAGTATCGTCGCTCCGCGATGTCGAGAACGCCGCCTGGGCTCCGACTCCTCTGTGAACGCGCGCCCGATGCGAGGGGCGCCCGCTGAAAGGGAGCTGACGATGAAATACGTCCTGATGATGCACGTGCCGACCAGAGATCCCTACGAGTTGATGAGCTGGCCGCCGAAGGACCTGCAGGCGCACCTCGCGTTCCTGAACAGCTTCAACCAGAAGCTCCGCGAGTCGGGCGAGCTCGTGGGGATCGAAGCGCTGACCGCGCCCGATCAGGCCAGGCTCGTGCGCGCCGGCAAGGACGGCAAGCCCATCACCGACGGCGTGTTCCCCGAGACCAAGGAGTTCCTCGCCGGCTTCTGGATGGTGGACGTCGGGAGCCCCGAGCGCGCCTACGAGCTCGCCGCGCAGGCGTCCGCCGCGCCCGGGCTCGGCGGCGAGCCGCTCAACATGGCCATCGAGGTGCGGCAGGTGATGAGCGGGAGCGAGCTCCCCAAAGAGCTCCTGTGAGCTCACCCGCGCTCGACACCGCGCTGGTGAACTTGTCGAGCGCGGTGAGCGGTGCGCCGCCCGACCTCGTTCGGGTTGTCGGCGACGACCCCCGCCCCTAGGCCGCATGAGCTCTTACGGGCGCGTGCGCTCGCCGATGGTCAGGAGGACGCGGCAGCCGGCGCGCTCGCCGCTGCGGACCTCGAAGGCGCGGCTGCCGTCGCCGGCCAGGGCCCAGTGATGAAGCGTGAGCGGGCCGCAGCGCTGCGCCGGGGGGTCGAGCAGAGCGGTGTTGCCGTGGACCGCGAAGGTCCAGGTGCAGCCGTCGCCGTCGGTGGCGGCAGCGGTGTGCGGCCCGGTGCGCTCGATCGCGATGCTGCCGAGCTGGGGCTCGTAGCTCGGCGGCAGCGGGTCGCCCTCGGCGTCGGCGCAGGCGACGGTGGCGACGTTGGTGCGGGTGGCCGGATCGGGCGGGACGTAGGACCACGAACCGGCGAACGCGGCGGCGGGATCGTCGTCGGCATCGGGGTCGACCCAGGTGCGCTTGCCGGCGGCGAGCACGAAGTCGCAGTCGGCGCCGCCGGGGCGGTGGCTGATGGCGTCGACGACCTCGGCGGCGCCGACGCCGTCGCGGGCCAGTGTCCAGCCGGTGATGGTGTAGCTCGATCCGATGACCGGGTTATGGCAGGTCGCCTCCGCGGATGCGAAGCTCGCGTGCTCGTCGTCGGCCTCGTGGAAGCTCCACGAGCAACCCTGATCGGTGCGGCCGGCGAGCGTCTGGTCGCCGTCACGGGCCAGCACCAGGTTGCCGATCTGCGGGATATCGAGCTCCACCGCCGGGGCGTCGCCCTGGGCCGGACAGGACAGGTGAGCCAGGTTGGTGCCGCTGGCGCGGTCGGGCAGGTCGTAGTTCCAGGTGCCCTCGAAGCCCGACGGCGACGAGGAGCCGTTGCAGGCCGACAGCAGCGGGGCGAGAACGAACAAGGTGAGATTGCGCATGGTGGCCCGCAAGACCGCGCAGCGGGTCGTCGTGTGACATCCGGGCCGATGTCACATCGGCGCCGGCCGCGCTGTCCATGATCGAGGCAAGCCAAGAACCATGAAACCCGACGTCGAGCTCCACCGCCGCTTCCTGTTCGCGATCGCCTACCGCATGCTCGGCAGCGCGGCCGACGCCGAGGACGTGGTGCAGGAGGCCTACATCCGCTACCTGGCCGTGCCCGAGGCCGAGGTCGAGTCGCCGAAGGCCCTGCTCGGCACCATCGTCACGCGGCTGTCCCTCAACCTGTTGGACTCGGCGCGACGCCGGCGCGAGACCTACGTCGGCAGCTGGCTGCCCGAGCCGATCTGGAGCGACGCCGACGCGCTCGACGCCTCGTCCCCCTTGGCCCGCTGGCAGTCGGTGTCGGTGGCGTTCCTGGTGGTGCTGGAGCAGCTCTCGCCGCTCGAGCGCGCGGTCTTCGTCCTGCACGAGCTGTTCGATTACGACTACGCCGAGATCGGGCGGGTAGTCGAGCGCACGCCCGCCGCCTGCCGCCAGCTCGGGTCTCGTGCCCGCGAGCACCTCGAACGGCAGCGGCCGCGGTTTCCGCCCACCCCCGAGGCCCACCGCGAGCTCGTCGCGCGCTTCGCCCGCAGCGTGGGCTCGGGCGACCTGCGCGGGCTGGTCGACCTGCTCGCCGAGGACGTCGTGCTCGACGCCGACAGCGGCGGGCGATTTCCCGGCGCCGTGCTGGCGCCGTTGCGCGGCCGCGAGGCGGTGGCGGGCTTCGTCGCCTCGGCGCCGCGGCTCCCGGCCGGCCCCTTCGACGCGGCGATCGGCGACATCAACGGTGAGCCGGCGCTCCTCTTGCGCGGCCGCACGGACGCAGCGATCCGCGTCGTCATCACGCTCGAGATCGACGGCGGCGTGGTGCGCGCCATCCGGGCGATGGCCAATCCCGACAAGCTGCGGTGGCTCAACGCTGGCCGCGATCCTTGAGCGGATAAGAAGTCCAAGCGCCTTTGTGGATGTCAACAGAGATCGACGACAGCCGAAGGCCGGTCGATTGGAATTGACATCCAAAATGTGAACGCTCACACTGGCGTGTGAGGGGTTATCCTTTTGCTTCGGCGATCGACGGTGTGCCGCCAGGGTCCGTGAGGCGCCTGACGACCGTGACCGTGTGCCCCGTCGTTCGAGCCAATACGGTGTCGCTATGAAGAACAAATTGAGTTGGGCTTTCACCTGCGCCGCGCTGGGCATGATCGTCGGCGCCTGCAGCGGTTCGAATGACGACGGCAACCTTGGTGGGAGCGGCGGAGCCACGGCGGGGGCGGGAGGGAGCGTGAGCGGCTCCGGCGGCGAGCAGGCGAGCACCACCGGAGGGCCTCTGCCCACGGGCCCGGGCGGCTCACAAAGCACCGCCGGAGGGGCTGAGCCCGCCGGCTCGGGCGGCGCGCCTGCGGGCGGCGGGGACATGACGGGCGGGAACGGAGGCTCGGGCGACGGCAGCGGCGGCGCCTTTACAGGCACGTGCACCGCGTCAAAATCGGCTGGTCGAAACGTGTCGGGGAGCGGCCCTCATAAGGTGGTCGTCGAGACGAATTCAGACCCGGGCATCAACCAGGGCACCATCTTTCGTCCGGCGGATCTCGACGGGGACGCCAAGTATCCGATCTACGTCTGGGGGGAGGGCGCATGTTCGCGAGACGGGCTCGCGACGGAAGCGGCCATGGCCGAGATCGCCTCGCATGGCTACTTCGTGGTGGCGGACGGGACACCGGGGGGCAAGGAGCCCAACCGCGAGCTCGGGGGCGGAGGTGACGTGCTGCTCGCCTACGTCGACTGGGTGATCGCCGAGAACGACAAGCCTTGCAGCGCCTACTACCACAAGATCGACACCAAGAAGGTCGCCGCGAACGGCTTCTCCTGCGGCGGCTTGATGGCGGCGGGGACCGCCGCAGATCCCAGAATGACGACATGGGGACACACGAGCAGCGGCTCTTTCTCGGTGAATCAGGCCTTCTACAACTCGATTCACACCCCCGTATTGATCGTCACCGGCACCGCGGATAGCCTGGGCGCGAACGAGAACGGCGCGAGAGACTTCGAGAACATCGCCGCCCAGGGGGATATCCCGGTCATGATGTTCGCCAAGGTCGGCGCGGACCACGGGGGCGATCTGTGGGCCCGGAACGGCGGCGAGTTCACGCAGGTCAGCCTGGCGTGGCTCAACTGGTGGCTCAAGGGCGACGAATCGGCCACCGGCAAGGGCATGCTCGTCGGCGCGAACTGCCGCTTCTGCAGCGACAGGACCTGGAACATCTCTTCTGCCAATCTGCCCTAGAGGGGATCGCCCTCGAACCGGCGTCCGATGATCCCCGTCTCCGTCACGCTCGCGTGTGGAGCACGCGAGCGGCGCCCAGCGCGATCAGGATCATCGACATGCCGCCCGTCAGGAGGCTGATTCCGACGAGCAAGCCGAGCACCCTCACGGCGGTGGTGACGCCGCCCGTGAGGATCAGAATCCCGAGCGCCAGCGACAGGACGCCGTCGAACACGAGCCACCCCGAGCCCCGCAGCCCGCGGTGCTGATAGGCGCGGATGAGCTTGAGCGCGCCCTCGGCGACGAAGTACGCCGCTGCGATCACCATCAGCGCGAGTTTGCCGGTCATCGGGGAGAGCACAAGGAGAAGCCCGAACGCCACCTGCACGAGGGCGCTCACGAACTCCCCGCCGGCGCCGGCCCAGCCGCGGCTCTGGATGGCGTGGCTGCCCTCGACCACGCCGGCGAGCACGATCAACCAGCCGAGGGCGATGGCGGTGGCCCGAGGGGCGACGAAGGGCAGGAGGAACGCGAGCACCCCGAGCACCATCGAGGCCACGCCGATCGCGAGGAACCAACCGCGGTTCTCCCGCACGGTGGCAACGTCGACGGGCGCGAAGCGCAGCGGCTTCGGGGACTCTCCGAGCGGACCGACCATGGACACTCCTCTGGTTCGTGGAGCATGCGTGTCCCGTCGGTCGCCCGCCGCGCGCGGACGAGGTGGCCGGGACCATGTCCGCTTCGAGCATCGTCCGTGCCAGCGCGCCGGCGGGAACATTGTGCCTGGCGCTCGTAGGAGGCGTCACGGCCGAGGGCGGCCAGGAGCGCACCGCCGGATCAGCGGGCGGTGGCCTTCGCGGCCCTGGCGCTCGGAGTGGCCGCCTGCCGGACCTGGCGTCGCTGGAGCTTCGAGCCCTGCTTCGCGCGATTGGCGCTCTTGCGCGTCGACTTGCGCGACGGGCGGTCCTGCGCCGAGTCTTCCAGCGTCGCGGTGGCCTTCCGTGCCCTCCGCATCGTGTTACGCCGCGCCGTCGAGCCGCCGCCCGCCTTTCGGTCGGTCGCGCTCCGCCCCGGAGCGGCCGTGTCGACCGGAAAGTCACGCCGCGACTTCTCCGGCCGCTCCAGCGCGCTCTCGAGGTTCTCCTCGCTGCGCCCCACGCGCCGCCCGATGAAGCTGCCCTCGGGCGACGGATGGCCGAGCCGCGCCGGAGCCGCGGCGCTGCGCTTCGCCGCTCGGGCCGTGCGCTTCGTGCCGCGCGCCGGCGCGCGTGGTGCGGCGCGCGGCGCGCGCTCGAGGGCGCTCTGCACTGCCCGTACGATCCCCGGGATGGCTCTGTCGATCGTCTCGCGCGGCTCGTGGCCTCGCATCTGGTAGACGACGCTGGGGTGCCCGCTCAGGACGACCTTCACGTCGCACGCGACGTCGACGCCGCCGCGTGGCCCGTTCACGTCCGTGAAGCGCACCGTGAGCCGCTCGATGCTACGCGCGAACCGCCCGAGCTTGGCCCCGAGGCTCTGGCGCACGTGCGCTCTTGTCGCCTCGTCGACGCCGACGCCGAAGGTCCGCACCGCCAACGGAGTCTGCTCGGTCGGTGTGCGCCCGGCGCGCGCCCGGACCGGTCGTGGCACCGTGGAAGGGAACTGCGGACGTCGCCCGGTGGATGGTCGCCCCATGCGCGCTACATCGAGTCCGGCCCCCCGTCGTCAAGCGTCGCGGCCACCGGCGAGATCGTGTTCCTGCCACCTCCGCCGCACCTCGGTCGGCTGTCAGTCCTCGCCCGCGCCTGCCCGCGCCTGCCTCGCCCGCGCCTGCCCGCGCCTGCCCGCGCCCCGCCCGCGCCGGCCCTCACGAGCAGGGCCGCCGGCCTGGTTGATTTTACATTTTACCCCTGCAGGTGATGGTGCCCGTCGCCGTTGACGATTTCGCTCAGTGGATGCGCTTCACCTGCCCACTCCGGCTGACGAGGGCGCCGCGAGCGGACGGAGCGTCCCCATCCGCACCCCGGGCTTACCCCAGGTTGCCCGCCTCTCGGTCACCACGCGTCCGCCGCTGGCGTCGGAGCCGCTTACCAGCGCGGAGGACGGCCGCCCTTCAGAGCGGCTGTGCGGTGGGACGGCCACTACGAGGAGATTGACTTTCGGATCGCGTTTGGATTTCCTGACCCCCGTGCCGCTGCGATCAGAGAGGAATTCATCATGAATGCGCGTTATGCGATTGGGTTCATCTTCATTGGTTTTGGTTGCGCGGGGTCGACGCCGAGCCCCTCGAGCCCGCCGCCGAGCGAGCCGCCTGCGAGCGCCGAAGCTCCCGCGCCCGTCGCGCCCCCGCCGTCGGCACCGGCGCCTGTGCAAGCGACGCCCGCGACCGAGCCTGCGGCGCCTGCGAGCGTCCCCAAGCTGGCGCCCCCCGAAACACCCGATGCCATCAAAGCGCCGAGCACGGCCAACCTCGTATTGAAGGCGAACGCCAAGGGC comes from Sorangium aterium and encodes:
- a CDS encoding HdeD family acid-resistance protein; this translates as MVGPLGESPKPLRFAPVDVATVRENRGWFLAIGVASMVLGVLAFLLPFVAPRATAIALGWLIVLAGVVEGSHAIQSRGWAGAGGEFVSALVQVAFGLLLVLSPMTGKLALMVIAAAYFVAEGALKLIRAYQHRGLRGSGWLVFDGVLSLALGILILTGGVTTAVRVLGLLVGISLLTGGMSMILIALGAARVLHTRA
- a CDS encoding YciI family protein; its protein translation is MKYVLMMHVPTRDPYELMSWPPKDLQAHLAFLNSFNQKLRESGELVGIEALTAPDQARLVRAGKDGKPITDGVFPETKEFLAGFWMVDVGSPERAYELAAQASAAPGLGGEPLNMAIEVRQVMSGSELPKELL
- the sigJ gene encoding RNA polymerase sigma factor SigJ — encoded protein: MKPDVELHRRFLFAIAYRMLGSAADAEDVVQEAYIRYLAVPEAEVESPKALLGTIVTRLSLNLLDSARRRRETYVGSWLPEPIWSDADALDASSPLARWQSVSVAFLVVLEQLSPLERAVFVLHELFDYDYAEIGRVVERTPAACRQLGSRAREHLERQRPRFPPTPEAHRELVARFARSVGSGDLRGLVDLLAEDVVLDADSGGRFPGAVLAPLRGREAVAGFVASAPRLPAGPFDAAIGDINGEPALLLRGRTDAAIRVVITLEIDGGVVRAIRAMANPDKLRWLNAGRDP
- a CDS encoding alpha/beta hydrolase family protein; its protein translation is MKNKLSWAFTCAALGMIVGACSGSNDDGNLGGSGGATAGAGGSVSGSGGEQASTTGGPLPTGPGGSQSTAGGAEPAGSGGAPAGGGDMTGGNGGSGDGSGGAFTGTCTASKSAGRNVSGSGPHKVVVETNSDPGINQGTIFRPADLDGDAKYPIYVWGEGACSRDGLATEAAMAEIASHGYFVVADGTPGGKEPNRELGGGGDVLLAYVDWVIAENDKPCSAYYHKIDTKKVAANGFSCGGLMAAGTAADPRMTTWGHTSSGSFSVNQAFYNSIHTPVLIVTGTADSLGANENGARDFENIAAQGDIPVMMFAKVGADHGGDLWARNGGEFTQVSLAWLNWWLKGDESATGKGMLVGANCRFCSDRTWNISSANLP